Proteins encoded in a region of the Pelmatolapia mariae isolate MD_Pm_ZW linkage group LG6, Pm_UMD_F_2, whole genome shotgun sequence genome:
- the LOC134628772 gene encoding nicotinate-nucleotide pyrophosphorylase [carboxylating]-like: MSPPCQHLAVHSVPHHTLTRLAREWLAEDTPNFDPAGVCVGSWEVEARLLCKTPHSILAGCPFFTAVFTEVGCTVDWIYQEGAEIGEDAVTLTAVVRGPANSLLLGERPALNCLARASGIATRCSQLQAIAKAHGWHGEVAGTRKTTPGFRLVEKYAMLVGGVSMHRQDLSGMVMLKDNHVWASGSITEAVKAARSVCGFSSKIEVECRSAEEGREAARAGADVVMLDNFQPQELRVTAQALKEEFPALLIEASGGVTPENIALYLSSHVDIVSLGCITQGCPVVDFSLKVQKPDARLNRMCNQPQID, translated from the exons ATGTCTCCACCATGCCAACACCTGGCTGTGCACTCAGTCCCACACCACACCCTGACCCGGCTGGCACGGGAGTGGCTGGCAGAGGACACGCCAAACTTTGATCctgcaggagtgtgtgtgggcTCATGGGAAGTGGAAGCAAGGCTGCTGTGTAAAACTCCACACAGCATCCTCGCTGGGTGTCCCTTCTTCACAGCAGTGTTCACTGAAGTGGGCTGCACAGTGGACTGGATTTACCAGGAAGGAGCTGAGATCG GTGAAGATGCTGTCACCCTGACAGCTGTGGTGAGGGGCCCGGCAAACTCCCTCCTCCTCGGGGAACGACCGGCTCTTAACTGCCTGGCTCGGGCATCGGGTATTGCCACCCGCTGCTCTCAGCTCCAGGCTATTGCAAAGGCACACGGCTGGCACGGGGAGGTGGCTGGCACGCGTAAGACTACTCCGGGCTTTCGTCTGGTGGAGAAATATGCCATGTTGGTTGGCGGCGTGTCCATGCACAGACAGGATTTGAGTGGGATGGTGATGTTAAAGGACAATCATGTGTGGGCATCGGGAAGTATCACAGAG GCGGTGAAAGCTGCCCGCTCGGTGTGCGGCTTCAGCAGTAAGATTGAGGTGGAGTGTCGTTCAGCAGAGGAGGGCAGGGAGGCAGCCAGAGCGGGAGCAGACGTCGTCATGCTGGACAACTTTCAACCTCAG GAGCTCCGAGTCACAGCTCAGGCACTGAAGGAGGAGTTCCCTGCTCTTCTGATAGAAGCTAGTGGAGGAGTCACGCCAGAAAACATAGCTCTGTATCTCTCCTCACATGTGGACATCGTTTCTCTGGGCTGCATTACGCAGGGCTGCCCAGTGGTGGACTTTTCACTCAAGGTTCAAAAGCCTGATGCTCGATTAAACAGGATGTGTAATCAACCgcaaattgattaa